The sequence CCAATTCCATTCACATGTCCTGTAACTTATTTACccgttttactgcatttttatTCCCAATAAATCAAAAAGCAACAGCGTGAACTCTGGGAAGCTGCAATGAATCGGCCTGGGTAATGTTTAAGGCTGTAGAGACGCACTAAATACAATATTGTGTAGCAATTATAAAGAAGTGATGACAGGACTGCTAGCTTTAATGCTTGGGCAACTGAATGCAATACTGTGTATTAATGCAATAACTGCACATGTGCATATGTTATGTTATACGCAGTACAGGCGCGTAGCTGACTGATACCGGTATGTATCAACGCATCTTGTATATAACGAGAAGAGCCTGTTCCTCATGTACAGTTTGTAAACACAGGAACGGGGTCAGGACCGGAGGGGCCGCTGGGCGCGTGAACTCGCCTCCATTGGCTCAGGCGGCCCTTACATCATAATGCATCCCTTGCGCCAGTCATTGTATGTGATTATTCAATTTAGTAGCATGGAATACACAGAAacacaacaaacaaaacattggtGATATAGAAATGATCCCTATATTCTCCTAGTTACAAaggtaaaaatgtgaaaaagtcAAAATACCACTAAGAAAGGCAGATTCCAGAGAATACAGGACAGTAAAGATTCaaacacaaatataatataaaaacacatacagatCTGGCGTTTATATCTGCTGTAGCACCACATATGGTCTGAGTATACAATTCAACATAAATAGACAATTTAATCATGTTccataagaaaaatgaaatgcttttacaTGTTTAGGTGTTCTTGCCGTTCTTGTGTAAGAGAAAACCACAGGCAGAAACAGAAGAGGTTAAAACTGGAATTTAAGTGTGTTTGAGATAGACATAAGAATACAGGCTATATTAGACCAAGGAACTTGATGTTTTGCAGGGTTTGAGTTTCTATGTTCAACCACCCTTAAAGAAAATTATATAGAAGTAGTGAATGATGCTTGCTTTAGCCACCAGGGAGATTTGTTAATtactttaaaatacaaattatgaaTACCGGTGTAATTCTGTAACAGATGCGCGCTAACGATTGCAGTCCACATTCATATATCCACTTTCTAAAGAGATAACCTGTATACATAGGGCCTTTAAAATAAGACCAGATTGTAGTTCTTCTTTTAATACTTCATTCACCgtatttcctatatatatatatatatatatatatatatatatatatatatatatatatatatatatatatatatatatatatatatgtggttctcactttaaaataataaataaaaataccatatttggcacacaaacacacagagtGATTTGGCTGATGGATGGTAAGCaccaataaaaacatacaagtgTTAAAGTCTCAGCATTTGGCTGGTTATTTTCACAGGCCTTTGAACCAATAAAGTCTTGCATGCTTAGAAATCCTAAAGTTGTTCATACACAGTTtggctttaaagaaaaaacgtATATAAACGCGTTGTGAGGTCAGTGGTTCATACTCCGCTTGATGTACATTTCATGCATAAAATCCCAAAACCTTTCTTGGCTTTTCTCGTTTCGGTGAATCATGGCTGTAAGAGCTTCTCCTTGGTCTAAGCTTTGCCAGTAATCCTGCAACCACATTTGCTTCCAGCTAaaggatacaaaaaataataataatgttaaacaCAAATGTTCAgggataaaacaaaatattctatCCCACAAGTGTTTCACGATTGTTGCATATGAAGAAGAGTATTAGCAAGAGATAATTTAAAATAGGATAAAAGAAGATATTATACCAGCTGCTCTGCAAAATGAAGCCATTCAAATGTGAAAACACAACAGGGTAAGggttttactctttttttcaatttagacTTTAGTGTggcatatttttctatttaaatcaACTTTTACCCGATGTATTGAACaattattgcatttattaatcactaaattgtattttttaaccaAATCATAGGTTACCCCAAATGTAAGGTGTACATTTTCCCCCAGACAGTGTCTGGACGTCCGTTCAATTTCATTTTAGGTCCCCTTTTCTTATCTGGCTCTTAGTATCCTAAATTCTTACAACCTTGCAAGTATGGGTCAATAAAACAGCAGTgtggtatattcactaaagggaaaggTGTCTGGAGAGTTTGTAGGAGAGTACCATTAAATCACTGAGAGTTCTCCATAGTCTCCACACCCATTGCATTACACATTAGGGTCAGCTTAGTCCTTCTTGCTAGTGCTGGCCCATAGATGTATAGATGTAATGAAGTCCAATACACAATGCTTTTGgcagctctccctttagtgaataaatgccATTGTATGCCCGTTGCTACGGGCAAGTgatctgattattattattataattattatagtaCCTGTCATTTTCTGGGAGCTCCTCAGTAGTCCCCAGTCCAGGCACAGGCATGGGACAGCCCATATGGCTGTAGTTAGCAATGTGAGGCTCTGGTGCTGGCGTTTCACCCTGTGTTTTCTTATGCAGTCTTTCTGCTGTGATTCTAGCATTCTCTTTATCGCAGACAAAGCACTCAAATCCATTGAGGTAATTGGGGGCTGTCATGTCATTCACCCCCCATTCTCTGTTTTCCATACTGGTTAGCAGGAACTTGTTGGTCGTTCCACCAGGTTTCTTGTATTCCAGATATTTTAGATATGCCTCATCATCTCTGTCCAGAGCCAAAATAAATTCTGCCAGATCCTTTGGAGAAGCAAAGTCGTCAATTATTATAATTGAGTGATTGTTGGGCATCCAGTCTCTTACAGAAGGTGAACCTCGATACACTGGAATTGCCCCCAAATGCATTGGACGCCAAAGTTTCTCTGTCATATAGTCGGCACATATAGCATTCTCCATAGCCAAGTGGAACTTGTACCTGGCAGTAAAAGCCATAAACTCTGGATCCTCAGTGGTGGCTGTTGAAGTGTCCTCAAGCCTCTTGTTTGGAAGGTCAAGGTTCCTCAGGCACTGGCCATATGAATCAACCTTGACCATAatggaaaacaaagaaacagcgCAGTAGAGTCAGTTACACTTAACAGAAATTACAAATACAAGCTTCATCATAAAATACTGTACCATTTTATACCGTGATAGTGAATCACTGCAAATGATGTAGAGCATTTAGGTGTAATAATATTCATACTAGACCATAGCATTTTCACAGATCCTGATTCAAAGTTCATCACCAGTTAATGTCTAAACATAAGAAACACAAATGTTGCCTGTATTTGCTGTATATTCATCAAAtcccattaaattaaaaaaaagtattaaaatatagtatttgaTGAAGTTCATGATAGCGTTATTGAAATGTCACCAAGCTTTTAATGTGCAGGGTACGTGCAATTTCGTAGATCGGTGTGTGCTTTTTAGCTTACCTGTATATGCTTCATTAACTCTTTCACATATCGGTCTCTGTCCGATGGTACATCGCAGTGAGATTGCATATACAAGACCGGAGCATAGCCCTTCTTACGCCAcctatttttttctgctatgGGTACTGCTGGGTTCTGGAGATAACCGATAGTCGGCAGCCACTGCAAAGTGAGCGGGTAATCAGATTCCCTTCTAAAGGTTGCTGTGTAGTTAAAGAGTCTAATTCCCGGCACGTGTGACAGGACATAATTGTTCATTGGTGATTCTTCGTGAAACAGTGCCCACGTCTGATGAGGTAATCTGGGGAGCGGTGCTTCATATGCCCTGAAGTCTGTCCCATAAAAGATGATAGACTTTGTTCTCTTGTGAAGTTTCACCCTCTTATTTTTTGTCACCAGACAGGAGCTGAGAGGACAGTTAATCCTTTCAGTCTGTCCTGGGAAGTGAGGGAAGAGGTTTTCACTCCACCATAAGAGAATGGGCAACTCTTTGTTGGTCCTTGTGTCACTATTGCCTGGGCCACGGTAAGAGTCTGCAACTATTGCCCCAAATTCACCATTAGAAAAGACACTGGAGGGCTGAAATGATGAATGATCCCAGTGATCAGATGTTAATACTCCCTCCTCCAGAGAAGTTCTGGATTCATCTGAAAGGCTCTGGGCATTTACTGGTACATGAGAACTTATATCTTGTAGATCTGGATCTGACCAGCCTACTTCATAACTTTCCACTGGGACTTGTCCATCCCACTGATGGGATTCGGCTACAGCTAGGGCAGGAACTAGCAAAGAAAAGACGAAAGCTGCACCAAGAGAGGGACATCTTATCCAATGAAGGTCTTTAAATTGGGACCTACTATGAAGCTGAACCCACTGCACAGTCCTACATGAACAAGTCCGTAAGGAGCACATTATATCAGCCACACAGCCTACTCCTGATACAGTCCTCGGCGGT comes from Spea bombifrons isolate aSpeBom1 chromosome 11, aSpeBom1.2.pri, whole genome shotgun sequence and encodes:
- the FUT11 gene encoding alpha-(1,3)-fucosyltransferase 11 — translated: MKTRADTDEIAAPPRTVSGVGCVADIMCSLRTCSCRTVQWVQLHSRSQFKDLHWIRCPSLGAAFVFSLLVPALAVAESHQWDGQVPVESYEVGWSDPDLQDISSHVPVNAQSLSDESRTSLEEGVLTSDHWDHSSFQPSSVFSNGEFGAIVADSYRGPGNSDTRTNKELPILLWWSENLFPHFPGQTERINCPLSSCLVTKNKRVKLHKRTKSIIFYGTDFRAYEAPLPRLPHQTWALFHEESPMNNYVLSHVPGIRLFNYTATFRRESDYPLTLQWLPTIGYLQNPAVPIAEKNRWRKKGYAPVLYMQSHCDVPSDRDRYVKELMKHIQVDSYGQCLRNLDLPNKRLEDTSTATTEDPEFMAFTARYKFHLAMENAICADYMTEKLWRPMHLGAIPVYRGSPSVRDWMPNNHSIIIIDDFASPKDLAEFILALDRDDEAYLKYLEYKKPGGTTNKFLLTSMENREWGVNDMTAPNYLNGFECFVCDKENARITAERLHKKTQGETPAPEPHIANYSHMGCPMPVPGLGTTEELPENDSWKQMWLQDYWQSLDQGEALTAMIHRNEKSQERFWDFMHEMYIKRSMNH